The following coding sequences are from one Delphinus delphis chromosome 19, mDelDel1.2, whole genome shotgun sequence window:
- the MINK1 gene encoding misshapen-like kinase 1 isoform X8, with translation MGDPAPARSLDDIDLSALRDPAGIFELVEVVGNGTYGQVYKGRHVKTGQLAAIKVMDVTEDEEEEIKQEINMLKKYSHHRNIATYYGAFIKKSPPGNDDQLWLVMEFCGAGSVTDLVKNTKGNALKEDCIAYICREILRGLAHLHAHKVIHRDIKGQNVLLTENAEVKLVDFGVSAQLDRTVGRRNTFIGTPYWMAPEVIACDENPDATYDYRSDIWSLGITAIEMAEGAPPLCDMHPMRALFLIPRNPPPRLKSKKWSKKFIDFIDTCLIKTYLSRPPTEQLLKFPFIRDQPTERQVRIQLKDHIDRSRKKRGEKEETEYEYSGSEEEDDSHGEEGEPSSIMNVPGESTLRREFLRLQQENKSNSEALKQQQQLQQQQQRDPEAHIKHLLHQRQRRIEEQKEERRRVEEQQRREREQRKLQEKEQQRRREDMQALRREEERRQAEREQEYIRHRLEEEQRQLEILQQQLLQEQALLLEYKRKQLEEQRQSERLQRQLQQEHAYLKSLQQQQQQILPGDRKPLYHYGRGINPADKPAWAREVEERTRMNKQQNSPLAKTKPGSTGPEPPVPQASPGPPGPLSQTPPMQRPVEPQEGPHKSLVAHRVPLKPYAAPVPRSQSLQDQPTRNLAAFPASHDPDPAVPAPTATPSARGGVVRQNSDPTSEGPGPSPNPPAWVRPDNEAPPKVPQRTSSIATALNTSGAGGSRPAQAVRASNPDLRRSDPGWERSDSVLPASHGHLPQAGSLERNRVGASKLDSSPVLSPGSKAKPDDHRSRPGRPASYKRAIGEDFVLLKERTLDEAPRPPKKAMDYSSSSEEVESSEDDEEESNGEPSEGSRDTPGGRSDGDTDSVSTMVVHDVEEIAGTQTPYGGGTMVVQRTPEEERSLLHADSNGYTNLPDVVQPSHSPTESSKGQSPPLKDGGSDYQSRGLVKAPGKSSFTMFVDLGIYQPGGSGDTIPITALVGGEGSRLDQLQYDVRKGSVVNVNPTNTRAHSETPEIRKYKKRFNSEILCAALWGVNLLVGTENGLMLLDRSGQGKVYGLIGRRRFQQMDVLEGLNLLITISGKRNKLRVYYLSWLRNKILHNDPEVEKKQGWTTVGDMEGCGHYRVVKYERIKFLVIALKNSVEVYAWAPKPYHKFMAFKSFADLPHRPLLVDLTVEEGQRLKVIYGSSAGFHAVDVDSGNSYDIYIPVHIQSQITPHAIIFLPNTDGMEMLLCYEDEGVYVNTYGRIIKDVVLQWGEMPTSVAYICSNQIMGWGEKAIEIRSVETGHLDGVFMHKRAQRLKFLCERNDKVFFASVRSGGSSQVYFMTLNRNCIMNW, from the exons gacCCTGCTGGAATCTTTGAGCTGGTGGAGGTGGTCGGCAATGGAACCTACGGGCAGGTGTACAAG GGTCGGCATGTCAAGACCGGGCAGCTGGCTGCCATCAAGGTCATGGATGTCACGGAG GATGAGGAGGAAGAGATCAAGCAGGAGATCAACATGTTGAAAAAATACTCTCACCACCGCAACATCGCCACCTACTACGGGGCCTTCATCAAGAAGAGCCCCCCTGGGAACGACGACCAGCTCTGG CTGGTGATGGAGTTCTGTGGTGCTGGTTCTGTGACAGACCTGGTGAAGAACACGAAAGGGAACGCCCTGAAGGAGGACTGTATCGCCTACATCTGCAGGGAGATTCTCCGG ggtCTGGCCCATCTCCACGCCCACAAGGTGATCCACCGAGACATCAAGGGGCAGAATGTGCTACTGACAGAGAATGCCGAGGTCAAGCTAG tGGATTTCGGGGTGAGCGCGCAGCTGGACCGCACCGTGGGCAGGCGGAACACTTTCATCGGGACCCCCTACTGGATGGCCCCCGAGGTCATCGCTTGCGATGAGAACCCTGATGCCACCTACGATTACAGG AGTGACATTTGGTCTTTAGGAATCACAGCCATCGAGATGGCAGAGGGAGCCCCCC CTCTGTGTGACATGCACCCCATGCGAGCCCTCTTCCTCATCCCCCGGAACCCGCCACCCAGGCTCAAGTCCAAGAAATG GTCTAAGAAGTTCATCGACTTCATTGACACGTGTCTCATCAAGACTTACCTGAGCCGCCCACCGACGGAGCAGCTGCTCAAGTTCCCGTTCATCCGCGACCAGCCCACCGAGCGGCAGGTCCGCATCCAACTCAAGGACCACATCGACCGATCCCGGAAGAAACGAGGCGAGAAAG AGGAGACAGAATATGAGTACAGTGGCAGCGAAGAGGAAGACGACAGCcatggagaggaaggagagccAAG CTCCATCATGAATGTGCCGGGGGAGTCGACCCTCCGCCGGGAATTCCTCCGGCTCCAGCAGGAGAACAAGAGCAACTCTGAGGCtttaaagcagcagcagcagctgcagcagcagcaacagcgaGACCCAGAGGCGCACATCAAGCACCTGCTGCACCAGCGGCAGCGACGCATAGAGGAGCAGAAGGAAGAGCGGCGGCGGGttgaggag CAACAGCGGCGGGAGCGGGAGCAGCGGAAGCTGCAGGAGAAGGAGCAGCAGCGGCGGCGCGAGGACATGCAGGCCCTGCGGCGGGAGGAGGAGAGGCGGCAGGCTGAGCGGGAGCAG gAGTATATCCGTCACAGGCTAGAGGAGGAGCAGCGACAGCTCGAGATCCTTCAGCAACAGCTGCTCCAGGAACAGGCCCTACTGCTG GAATACAAGAGGAAGCAGCTGGAGGAGCAGCGGCAGTCGGAGCGCCTGCAGAGGCAGCTGCAGCAGGAGCACGCCTACCTCAAGTCCctgcagcagcaacagcagcagatCCTGCCCGGGGACAGGAAGCCCCTGTATCATTACGGTCGGGGCATTAACCCTGCTGACAAACCGGCCTGGGCCCGAGAG GTAGAAGAGAGAACGAGGATGAACAAGCAGCAGAACTCTCCCTTGGCCAAGACCAAGCCAGGCAGCACAGGGCCTGAGCCCCCCgtcccccaggcctcccctgggCCCCCAGGACCCCTTTCCCAAACTCCTCCTATGCAGAGGCCGGTGGAGCCCCAGGAGGGACCACACAAG AGCCTGGTGGCACACCGGGTCCCACTGAAGCCATATGCAGCGCCTGTACCCCGATCCCAGTCCCTGCAGGACCAGCCCACCCGAAACCTGGCTGCCTTCCCAGCCTCACACGACCCCGACCCCGCCGTGCCCGCACCCACTGCCACGCCTAGTGCCCGAGGAGGCGTCGTCCGCCAGAACTCAGACCCCACTTCCGAAGGGCCTGGCCCCAGCCCGAACCCCCCAGCCTGGGTCCGGCCTGATAATGAGGCCCCTCCCAAG gTGCCTCAGAGGACCTCATCTATCGCCACTGCCCTTAACACCAGTGGGGCTGGAGGGTCCCGGCCAGCCCAGGCTGTCCGTGCCAG TAACCCTGACCTCAGGAGGAGCGACCCTGGCTGGGAGCGCTCGGACAGTGTCCTCCCCGCCTCTCACGGGCACCTCCCCCAGGCTGGCTCACTGGAGCGGAACCGGGTGGGAG CCTCCAAACTGGACAGCTCCCCCGTGCTCTCCCCTGGGAGCAAAGCCAAGCCCGATGACCACCGCTCGCGGCCAGGCCGGCCCGCA AGCTATAAGCGAGCCATTGGTGAG GATTTTGTGTTGCTGAAAGAGCGGACCCTGGACGAGGCCCCCCGGCCTCCCAAGAAGGCCATGGACTACTCGTCGTCCAGCGAGGAGGTGGAGAGCAGCGAGGACGACGAGGAGGAGAGCAACGGCGAACCGTCGGAGGGGAGCAGAGATACCCCTGGGGGCCG CAGCGATGGAGACACAGACAGTGTCAGCACCATGGTGGTCCATGACGTGGAGGAGATAGCCGGGACCCAGACCCCCTATGGGGGTGGCACCATGGTGGTCCAGCGC ACCCCTGAAGAGGAGCGAAGCCTGCTGCATGCTGATAGCAACGGTTACACGAACCTGCCAGATGTGGTCCAGCCCAGCCACTCGCCCACCGAGAGCAGCAAAGGTCAAAGCCCCCCCTTGAAGGATGGAGGCAGTGAT TACCAGTCTCGTGGGCTGGTAAAGGCCCCTGGCAAGAGCTCGTTCACGATGTTTGTGGACCTGGGGATCTACCAGCCTGGAGGCAGTGGGGACACCATCCCCATCACAG CCCTGGTGGGTGGAGAGGGCAGTCGGCTCGATCAGCTGCAGTATGACGTGAGGAAAGGCTCTGTGGTCAACGTGAACCCCACCAACACCCGGGCCCACAGCGAAACCCCCGAGATTCGGAAGTACAAGAAGCGCTTCAATTCCGAGATCCTCTGTGCGGCCCTTTGGG GGGTCAACCTGCTGGTGGGCACGGAGAACGGGCTGATGTTGCTGGACCGAAGTGGGCAGGGCAAGGTGTATGGACTCATCGGGCGGCGACGCTTCCAGCAAATGGATGTGCTGGAGGGACTCAACTTGCTCATCACCATCTCAG ggaaaaggaacaaactgCGGGTATATTATTTGTCCTGGCTCCGGAACAAGATCCTGCACAATGACCCAGAAGTGGAGAAGAAGCAGGGCTGGACCACTGTGGGGGACATGGAGGGCTGCGGGCACTACCGTGTTG TGAAATATGAACGCATCAAATTCCTGGTCATCGCCCTGAAGAACTCTGTGGAGGTGTATGCTTGGGCCCCCAAACCTTACCACAAATTCATGGCTTTCAAG TCCTTTGCTGACCTCCCACACCGCCCTTTGCTGGTGGACCTGACGGTAGAGGAGGGACAGAGGCTCAAGGTCATCTATGGCTCCAGCGCCGGCTTCCATGCTGTGGATGTCGACTCGGGGAACAGCTATGACATCTACATCCCTGTGCAC ATCCAGAGCCAGATCACGCCCCACGccatcatcttcctccccaacacGGATGGCATGGAGATGCTGCTGTGCTACGAGGATGAGGGCGTCTATGTCAACACGTATGGGCGGATCATTAAGGACGTGGTGCTGCAGTGGGGAGAGATGCCCACCTCTGTGG CCTATATCTGCTCCAACCAGATCATGGGCTGGGGTGAGAAAGCCATTGAGATCCGCTCCGTGGAGACGGGCCACCTAGACGGGGTCTTCATGCACAAACGAGCCCAGAGGCTCAAGTTCCTGTGTGAGCGGAATGACAAG GTGTTTTTTGCCTCAGTCCGCTCCGGGGGCAGCAGCCAAGTTTACTTCATGACCCTGAACCGTAACTGCATCATGAACTGGTGA
- the MINK1 gene encoding misshapen-like kinase 1 isoform X13 translates to MGDPAPARSLDDIDLSALRDPAGIFELVEVVGNGTYGQVYKGRHVKTGQLAAIKVMDVTEDEEEEIKQEINMLKKYSHHRNIATYYGAFIKKSPPGNDDQLWLVMEFCGAGSVTDLVKNTKGNALKEDCIAYICREILRGLAHLHAHKVIHRDIKGQNVLLTENAEVKLVDFGVSAQLDRTVGRRNTFIGTPYWMAPEVIACDENPDATYDYRSDIWSLGITAIEMAEGAPPLCDMHPMRALFLIPRNPPPRLKSKKWSKKFIDFIDTCLIKTYLSRPPTEQLLKFPFIRDQPTERQVRIQLKDHIDRSRKKRGEKEETEYEYSGSEEEDDSHGEEGEPSSIMNVPGESTLRREFLRLQQENKSNSEALKQQQQLQQQQQRDPEAHIKHLLHQRQRRIEEQKEERRRVEEQQRREREQRKLQEKEQQRRREDMQALRREEERRQAEREQEYKRKQLEEQRQSERLQRQLQQEHAYLKSLQQQQQQILPGDRKPLYHYGRGINPADKPAWAREVEERTRMNKQQNSPLAKTKPGSTGPEPPVPQASPGPPGPLSQTPPMQRPVEPQEGPHKSLVAHRVPLKPYAAPVPRSQSLQDQPTRNLAAFPASHDPDPAVPAPTATPSARGGVVRQNSDPTSEGPGPSPNPPAWVRPDNEAPPKVPQRTSSIATALNTSGAGGSRPAQAVRASNPDLRRSDPGWERSDSVLPASHGHLPQAGSLERNRVGASKLDSSPVLSPGSKAKPDDHRSRPGRPADFVLLKERTLDEAPRPPKKAMDYSSSSEEVESSEDDEEESNGEPSEGSRDTPGGRSDGDTDSVSTMVVHDVEEIAGTQTPYGGGTMVVQRTPEEERSLLHADSNGYTNLPDVVQPSHSPTESSKGQSPPLKDGGSDYQSRGLVKAPGKSSFTMFVDLGIYQPGGSGDTIPITALVGGEGSRLDQLQYDVRKGSVVNVNPTNTRAHSETPEIRKYKKRFNSEILCAALWGVNLLVGTENGLMLLDRSGQGKVYGLIGRRRFQQMDVLEGLNLLITISGKRNKLRVYYLSWLRNKILHNDPEVEKKQGWTTVGDMEGCGHYRVVKYERIKFLVIALKNSVEVYAWAPKPYHKFMAFKSFADLPHRPLLVDLTVEEGQRLKVIYGSSAGFHAVDVDSGNSYDIYIPVHIQSQITPHAIIFLPNTDGMEMLLCYEDEGVYVNTYGRIIKDVVLQWGEMPTSVAYICSNQIMGWGEKAIEIRSVETGHLDGVFMHKRAQRLKFLCERNDKVFFASVRSGGSSQVYFMTLNRNCIMNW, encoded by the exons gacCCTGCTGGAATCTTTGAGCTGGTGGAGGTGGTCGGCAATGGAACCTACGGGCAGGTGTACAAG GGTCGGCATGTCAAGACCGGGCAGCTGGCTGCCATCAAGGTCATGGATGTCACGGAG GATGAGGAGGAAGAGATCAAGCAGGAGATCAACATGTTGAAAAAATACTCTCACCACCGCAACATCGCCACCTACTACGGGGCCTTCATCAAGAAGAGCCCCCCTGGGAACGACGACCAGCTCTGG CTGGTGATGGAGTTCTGTGGTGCTGGTTCTGTGACAGACCTGGTGAAGAACACGAAAGGGAACGCCCTGAAGGAGGACTGTATCGCCTACATCTGCAGGGAGATTCTCCGG ggtCTGGCCCATCTCCACGCCCACAAGGTGATCCACCGAGACATCAAGGGGCAGAATGTGCTACTGACAGAGAATGCCGAGGTCAAGCTAG tGGATTTCGGGGTGAGCGCGCAGCTGGACCGCACCGTGGGCAGGCGGAACACTTTCATCGGGACCCCCTACTGGATGGCCCCCGAGGTCATCGCTTGCGATGAGAACCCTGATGCCACCTACGATTACAGG AGTGACATTTGGTCTTTAGGAATCACAGCCATCGAGATGGCAGAGGGAGCCCCCC CTCTGTGTGACATGCACCCCATGCGAGCCCTCTTCCTCATCCCCCGGAACCCGCCACCCAGGCTCAAGTCCAAGAAATG GTCTAAGAAGTTCATCGACTTCATTGACACGTGTCTCATCAAGACTTACCTGAGCCGCCCACCGACGGAGCAGCTGCTCAAGTTCCCGTTCATCCGCGACCAGCCCACCGAGCGGCAGGTCCGCATCCAACTCAAGGACCACATCGACCGATCCCGGAAGAAACGAGGCGAGAAAG AGGAGACAGAATATGAGTACAGTGGCAGCGAAGAGGAAGACGACAGCcatggagaggaaggagagccAAG CTCCATCATGAATGTGCCGGGGGAGTCGACCCTCCGCCGGGAATTCCTCCGGCTCCAGCAGGAGAACAAGAGCAACTCTGAGGCtttaaagcagcagcagcagctgcagcagcagcaacagcgaGACCCAGAGGCGCACATCAAGCACCTGCTGCACCAGCGGCAGCGACGCATAGAGGAGCAGAAGGAAGAGCGGCGGCGGGttgaggag CAACAGCGGCGGGAGCGGGAGCAGCGGAAGCTGCAGGAGAAGGAGCAGCAGCGGCGGCGCGAGGACATGCAGGCCCTGCGGCGGGAGGAGGAGAGGCGGCAGGCTGAGCGGGAGCAG GAATACAAGAGGAAGCAGCTGGAGGAGCAGCGGCAGTCGGAGCGCCTGCAGAGGCAGCTGCAGCAGGAGCACGCCTACCTCAAGTCCctgcagcagcaacagcagcagatCCTGCCCGGGGACAGGAAGCCCCTGTATCATTACGGTCGGGGCATTAACCCTGCTGACAAACCGGCCTGGGCCCGAGAG GTAGAAGAGAGAACGAGGATGAACAAGCAGCAGAACTCTCCCTTGGCCAAGACCAAGCCAGGCAGCACAGGGCCTGAGCCCCCCgtcccccaggcctcccctgggCCCCCAGGACCCCTTTCCCAAACTCCTCCTATGCAGAGGCCGGTGGAGCCCCAGGAGGGACCACACAAG AGCCTGGTGGCACACCGGGTCCCACTGAAGCCATATGCAGCGCCTGTACCCCGATCCCAGTCCCTGCAGGACCAGCCCACCCGAAACCTGGCTGCCTTCCCAGCCTCACACGACCCCGACCCCGCCGTGCCCGCACCCACTGCCACGCCTAGTGCCCGAGGAGGCGTCGTCCGCCAGAACTCAGACCCCACTTCCGAAGGGCCTGGCCCCAGCCCGAACCCCCCAGCCTGGGTCCGGCCTGATAATGAGGCCCCTCCCAAG gTGCCTCAGAGGACCTCATCTATCGCCACTGCCCTTAACACCAGTGGGGCTGGAGGGTCCCGGCCAGCCCAGGCTGTCCGTGCCAG TAACCCTGACCTCAGGAGGAGCGACCCTGGCTGGGAGCGCTCGGACAGTGTCCTCCCCGCCTCTCACGGGCACCTCCCCCAGGCTGGCTCACTGGAGCGGAACCGGGTGGGAG CCTCCAAACTGGACAGCTCCCCCGTGCTCTCCCCTGGGAGCAAAGCCAAGCCCGATGACCACCGCTCGCGGCCAGGCCGGCCCGCA GATTTTGTGTTGCTGAAAGAGCGGACCCTGGACGAGGCCCCCCGGCCTCCCAAGAAGGCCATGGACTACTCGTCGTCCAGCGAGGAGGTGGAGAGCAGCGAGGACGACGAGGAGGAGAGCAACGGCGAACCGTCGGAGGGGAGCAGAGATACCCCTGGGGGCCG CAGCGATGGAGACACAGACAGTGTCAGCACCATGGTGGTCCATGACGTGGAGGAGATAGCCGGGACCCAGACCCCCTATGGGGGTGGCACCATGGTGGTCCAGCGC ACCCCTGAAGAGGAGCGAAGCCTGCTGCATGCTGATAGCAACGGTTACACGAACCTGCCAGATGTGGTCCAGCCCAGCCACTCGCCCACCGAGAGCAGCAAAGGTCAAAGCCCCCCCTTGAAGGATGGAGGCAGTGAT TACCAGTCTCGTGGGCTGGTAAAGGCCCCTGGCAAGAGCTCGTTCACGATGTTTGTGGACCTGGGGATCTACCAGCCTGGAGGCAGTGGGGACACCATCCCCATCACAG CCCTGGTGGGTGGAGAGGGCAGTCGGCTCGATCAGCTGCAGTATGACGTGAGGAAAGGCTCTGTGGTCAACGTGAACCCCACCAACACCCGGGCCCACAGCGAAACCCCCGAGATTCGGAAGTACAAGAAGCGCTTCAATTCCGAGATCCTCTGTGCGGCCCTTTGGG GGGTCAACCTGCTGGTGGGCACGGAGAACGGGCTGATGTTGCTGGACCGAAGTGGGCAGGGCAAGGTGTATGGACTCATCGGGCGGCGACGCTTCCAGCAAATGGATGTGCTGGAGGGACTCAACTTGCTCATCACCATCTCAG ggaaaaggaacaaactgCGGGTATATTATTTGTCCTGGCTCCGGAACAAGATCCTGCACAATGACCCAGAAGTGGAGAAGAAGCAGGGCTGGACCACTGTGGGGGACATGGAGGGCTGCGGGCACTACCGTGTTG TGAAATATGAACGCATCAAATTCCTGGTCATCGCCCTGAAGAACTCTGTGGAGGTGTATGCTTGGGCCCCCAAACCTTACCACAAATTCATGGCTTTCAAG TCCTTTGCTGACCTCCCACACCGCCCTTTGCTGGTGGACCTGACGGTAGAGGAGGGACAGAGGCTCAAGGTCATCTATGGCTCCAGCGCCGGCTTCCATGCTGTGGATGTCGACTCGGGGAACAGCTATGACATCTACATCCCTGTGCAC ATCCAGAGCCAGATCACGCCCCACGccatcatcttcctccccaacacGGATGGCATGGAGATGCTGCTGTGCTACGAGGATGAGGGCGTCTATGTCAACACGTATGGGCGGATCATTAAGGACGTGGTGCTGCAGTGGGGAGAGATGCCCACCTCTGTGG CCTATATCTGCTCCAACCAGATCATGGGCTGGGGTGAGAAAGCCATTGAGATCCGCTCCGTGGAGACGGGCCACCTAGACGGGGTCTTCATGCACAAACGAGCCCAGAGGCTCAAGTTCCTGTGTGAGCGGAATGACAAG GTGTTTTTTGCCTCAGTCCGCTCCGGGGGCAGCAGCCAAGTTTACTTCATGACCCTGAACCGTAACTGCATCATGAACTGGTGA